The Hydra vulgaris chromosome 05, alternate assembly HydraT2T_AEP genome includes the window tatttttattttgaaattttataatcatatttttcaggcatcttaaaatatatattttttgtacggggcatcaaaaaacttacaaaaagtactacattgttttaaagttaaattttcatgtagaagcttaaattttttagcattttagtCAACGTTTTTGAGTTCCTCTCCCTAAAATATTGTTGTGTGTGTTACATTCTATTTCAAAATGGTAAAAGTGTTACaccattttgaaattgaattttcatagagatgttttaaatttttagtgttttaggTTTCATTTTTGAGTTCCTCTCcctaaaaaatagttagttacaatttttcaaCACTATTGAGCAagtatttcataaattaaaggTAATTGTGTTAtgtaattaacttaaaaaataaatagcgctgaaaaaaataatcagaaaagAGACTTAGGACTGAGTATCAATATCTCTAAAACCGTAAGGAGTCAGACATTAAAATTTGGagtaaagttttcttttattaatataagCTTGTATTTCGAAAACCTGAGATGTCAAAATCTGAGATGGCATGGTgtcgaaaatttatttttggattgATTTGACATGGAATAACCCTCTTTTCATTTCATGTCTTTCTCagcactttttcaaaaagtgcTGAGAAAGGcatgaaacaaaaattaagtgAACAGGTTTTCTAAATTGTTTGCATTAgacaatgaaaaatttattataatacttttatatttgtttctttaGGTTGGTGGAGCATCGGTCTTATGATGTTCAGCTTGTTCAGTAATTTATTTATGACAAAGATTTTAGTTGAAATAGTTGCATTGATTGGAGATGAAGCTTATAAAACACGTGATCCATATACTCGAGCAATAGAATGCGCTTTcggaaaaaaagttaaatttttttcttcgaTCATTCTGCATTCCTTAAACATATCTGTGACTACAGTCTATTTAATACTTTCTACAGAAttgttaattatgttttttgatgaatttgCTCCAATATTGACAACCACATTAGGTTTTCGTCTATGGTTGTgcatacttgtagctattttgATCCCAATTACTTGGTTAGGAACACCTAGTGATTACTGGATTGTTGCTTTGTTTGCTTCATTCACAACTATATGCTCTGCAATACTTATTTCAACCAGCTTATTGCTGAATCGTCCTTCTGATATTAGCAAGGTCCCTGTTCGTAATGTAACACCTGTGTCTTTTTTCTTTGGAATGGGGTCTATCTTATTTGCATTTTGTGGAGTTCCATTTCTGCCAAATATTCAAAGTGATATGAAAGATGggaaaatgttgtttaaatCTTCTATTTTTTCCTATGTTATTGTAGCATCAGTTTATGTTCCGATTGGAATACTTGGAATTGTTTTGCTAGGTAATAATATCAATCCCAATGTTGTTATGAATGTTATAGACCAAtctaaaagtttacaaaatgtttatttgaaaggcattttaaaaaaattggcatATACTGCATTAGTTCTTCTTGCtggacattttttatttgcttacaaTCTTGTTTTCAACAGTCTTGCTCAAGAATTAGaagaaatacttaaaataaaacgaGGTGAGTATTTTTGaaggtatttttaattttaaagtttctaattaTTGAGATTTATACCTTGTTACAAGTTTAATTCTACAAGTCTATTTACtgaatatacataaaacaactCTATTTATTGAGATTTATACTTAAGTTGCGCAAtgtgattttattttagtattttgttgGCAAAGATGTCTTCTACgaacagtttttgttttattaactttaattcttGCTCAAACCATTCCCAAATTTGAAATTATCTTATCATTGGCTGGTGGTGTATTGATGACCTCACTCTCCTATATTATTCCTTCTTTAATGTACATTAAGCTTATTGATAATGTGAGTATTTCTTATAAATGCATAATGGCTGTTATATGTACAGGTGCTGCAATAGCGTGTTTTGGTTCTATTTATTCAAGtgccataaaaatttttaatttttataaaaatccagTCTAGTTACTTattagttatgttttttgtataatactaaatagttatttaatactttttatgtattaattttgatttttctttttatgaaatCTTtcgctttctttttttatattagaatttttaacaGACTTTTCTTTACTTAGTTATTTAGTTCATTTGTGTAGTCTATTtgctaatagatttttttaacaaccatttctttaatatttgaTATGAATTTTTACCTTATTCAAATGTTAATATATTGGATGCAAATGTTAATATATCTCAATATATTGGAATATAAAACGTTTACACGTTTCTATTATATTTCTTAATACTTGTGATGAATTTTAATGTACATACCTTAAGAtgaatgtaattaattttatgtgcGTTTTATGTAATTGAcgataaatgattttattttgtgtacgTTTTTGTGTAGTGGTGAATTTATTTGGTGTATATTTGTGAGAGTGATGATGAATGATTTGCTTGTGTGTGTTTTTGTGTaatgatgattttaatttttttaagtaacggTATTTATACTTtgtaatttgtttgttttttaattgaatattttgtatacaagttatactttgctttatatttttattcatacttctcataaagtgtttatttaatGCCCACGTTACATAAAGTGTTGTGACGTGgacattaaatgtttaaaaaagactttttttttattctaaaaaataaggGGCAAACGATCCAAAAATGTTTCCGTTTACAAGTCTTATTTCTTACTTCTAGTAGCAGTATagtataataactaatattttgaGCCTTAAGAGTTAAAAACCTGCTGAATCTGaaaattgtgttattttaacttatttggTAGAtccaagatatttaaaataattttgatgtaTATAtcgaaagaaaaataaaaaaaataaagtaaaaacatttatataaaatctctaaaaattaTCAGAAGAAAATGAATTATAATTCATTtgaataatttgaataataatcactttttctgaaagaaaaaaaaagaagaaagttttacaacaatattaaaatgattttcagTCAAATTGTCAGGAAATATGATTGGTTGTCAGGTCAGGTGTATGGTCATCATGACCACCCTGCTACTGGCAACAATGCAGCCACTGAATTACATATATGTAATTCAGTGCAAACTGTTTTATGTCTTGCTGCCATGTGGGACTCGCTTTCTAAGGGAAAGCTAGATGAAGATTACTTCTCATTAATACAATCTAATATTTATCATgctgataataatttttttttgtcttttttatagaTAGAGGTGTTTTAGTTATTGtgttagctcacctgtaatttACTATATGTGTGTTCTTTACTATATGTGTGTTCTTTACTATATGTGTGTTCTTTCTAAACTCTGGCTGGTCAGGGTCTGGCTGGCTAAACTATGGCTGATTGAacacctctggcgcggtgttcaaTCAGCCATAAGTtactatatttatgtttgtgctCTGCTTAAACCTTTTATACAGCGTGAGCTTAGTTAACAACTAGTGACTTCAACTATAAAACTTTACCTTACCTTTATGTTCACCTTTATTTCTAGTATTCTGTTAGGTAATGGTAATATTTTCCTAATGCATTTCCGAAAAATCCCCATCAATGTTTTAAAGTACTGCTTACAggaagtaactttttttaacgttCCGGGCCAGGTCAAGTTCAGGATCATCACAATTAATCTGCTATTAGTAACTTGTAACACAGTACTATTTGCCCCTTGCCCTGCTGCcttttaggttttatttttttatgcaaggGCTACGAGAAACAAGCTCCGTCTTAAAATCCTTTTTGGGCTCCTAGTTGAGTAAAGGccagagatggtgtctcaaaaACACTTATCTTGGGCAGATATTAACTGTATCTAGCTACTGGCTTGTACacggcctcctaggcaaagtctttaggggtaagcagaattATAAATGTACCTTAATGGCTCTATGGccagctggtagtaaggtttcccgaactctgtggtagctctaaGAGAAGCTAGTTTCAtaaacagctgtaaaatattagagtattaacagtgccatgttttCCACGACTAATGTTAATTCTCTGTTAATTCTTTTGATGTACATTGTTAAGGCTGCATAAGGAGCTCTAAGCTATGACTTTGGGTTAATTAGCTGGACTAAGACCACAACATAGCCCATTGCTTAGGATGCTGTGCTATCTATGAATAAGTcaagttctttttaaacttaaaccatgtctaaagtaaccaaaaatattAAGGACAAATCCGCATCACCTAACTGTTTCAATATATCTTTCAcaaatattcgtggtctttaaAGTAACTTTCCAACAGTTGAATCTAACCTCTTTCAacattcaccagacttgcttgcttttTGTGAGATCAATTTAAATTCTGATGTTCCTTTTTCAGATCTTAGTATTGATGGGTACTATCTTTGATTCGCAAAGAGTTTAATAGATATATTCTTGGCTTATGGGTATACTTacgaaaaactatttttaaatggggttagcttcttttttttaaaaagattgaaattcGTAACCTAcgataaaaatattacttaaaaaatttataattaaaaaaacgattcgtttaatttttaatagtggTCTACcactttaattgtaaaatttgaatGCGAGATTAGTTCATTATTCTAATCAATAAGTTCAGGGAGAGACACAACATCAAATAGAGTGTAGCTTTTTTTCTGAATCTTACACTTGCACCGCCTAGCTCTGAATCTCTTTTAGCCTAGTATCGTCTACTGGCTACCTCTTATAGATGACAATTTGGGATGCAATTTAACTAATGACGTTATCGACATTTGTGaagcatttttaaacaactttaggATGGTCTAATTACTTCACAACAGCACGCATTTGTTACAACCTCTTAAACTTACAGTCGAAGGACCGATgaaatctatttaaattatttagaaaactaATTACTAAATGGAAAATTGGTGAAGAAAAGTATCAttcattgattaaaaaaatattttctcaagATTTCAACTTAATCTCGAGCCTACTGTTAGGTCCTAATATCTAGGCTAATATGAACCAAATAGAAGAGTTTGCTTTAAATGAGTTTAAGTATCTGTTTTCCTCCcactaaacagaaaaaaaaaatattaacaagaTTTTAAGGACaagcatttttaaatcttcttagAACTTAGTATTCCCATTTAGTTCTTGAACGTCTAGCTGAACTTCGAGAAGCTTAAATGTCTGGGTCAGTATCGCgtgaaaaaaaaggtcaaaGTTCCATTAAGAAAAAGTGTTGCTGGAAGATATTGCAAAAGATTctgcaacaaaataaaaactattttacctaatgactttgtaataaaaaaaaaagaacttctacataaaactttattagttttaaagaaGTAATTGATTATAATATGCTTTCAAGCTCCAATATGTATATAGAGCTACAGGAAACTTCTGCTAAAAAATTTGAGAGTATACAGAAAGACTAAAGTGAAACGTTAAAAATAAAGGatttatttactgaaaaaaagaatttgtataCTAATGTTTATGACCTTGATGATCCTGTTTTCTATCAAAAACAAGCacacaacaaacaaaaaaataattaaagactACTTAAGCAGCTATGAATTAGATTCTAATTGCTCTTAACGAATGATTCTACAATAGTTGCGACCTCTGAGTATCCATTAGAGTTTAACATTTTACCGTTTGAAAGTATTACAATAaccatttatattttacaatttttacattagAAACGACAGGACTTCTAAAAGATCATGTGGATCttgtcatgaagccctttacaatatatggttaatttttgataaaaatacaatgtcttaagtgaaataataataataatacaactttatgcagaaaaatgtaaaaaccaagataaaattttaaaaagccaagattaaaaaataaataaaatatacaaaatagaaCAACAAcgaacaaacaaacaaacaaaacaaaaaaacaatcaaaaataaatcaaaatattttcaattaaaaatataattcttttaagtttttgtttgaatgaagcaaaagtcaGTTGggtagaaaaatcaaaatttggtaagattattttgttccagagataaggacctcgataagaaacaaaaaactggtcttTGCTTTTATGGCAAAAAGGGGCAGTAAGATTGTTATTAATTCaaagattatatttgtttttaggtttcataCAATAAAGATTTTGTAATACGTTTGGCAacaaattttctctacatttaaacatgaaacataaaatgttaaagacattttgttgatatacatttaaaatattcatttctttaaaaagttgtttcgtatgaaaaaaccgatttttaaaatttattgcgcgagctgcgtgtttctgatgaaggtaaagagattttagttttgttctatgagtgcttccccatataatattcgcgtagtttatatgacaatgtataaatgaataatataattgtgttaactggtgtttacataatatatttcttgctttatagagaATTCCGATGCATTTAGCGATTTTATTGGAGGTATTATCAATAGGATTTCTCCAATATAGATTCTCATCAATATATACTCCAAGAAACTTAGTAACTTTTTctcttgttattattatattatcgaTTAAAAGGTCTGGCATGATATGAGGCAGTTTCTGTTTTTTTGAAGGTggataaaaaagtgtccatttagttttttctatatttagagacaatctattttgtttaaaccaaacagatactttttttaattcatttgtcatattagtaaaaagcatattattatctttatgagacaaaaacaagttagtgtcatctgcaaaatttattgttgttaagtttgatgatttatgaagatcatttatgtatattaaaaaaataagtggaccaagtatggatccttgtggaacaccacatgttatattcattaatagatgagatatagaatctttattgtaaacaaactgtttacggttagtaagataactttcaaaccataatagggttttatctttaataccatatgatattagtttttttaacagaatttgATGATTGACAGTATCAAATGCCTTAGACAAGTAGAGTCTTTAAAAGAGTCAGTTATATTGCGCGTTAGTTGAAGAATGGTATGCtcggttgaattattttttttgaaaccaaattggttttcgtatagaattttatttttaacaagataTGAGTAGATTCAgttgtacattattctttctaaaattttttgaaaaaactggaagaactgaaatagggcgataatttgttatatttgtacgaTCCCCTGTCTTAAAGATTGGAGttacttttgctatttttagtttatctggaaaAGACCCTTGTGCAATGGATGCTCTgaagattttataaagaatatcttttataacatcGTAGGAATCAATCacaatatttgtgttaatatcaTCATACCCAGTAGCTTTATTAcgttttaatgacttaaaagcaacctcaaattcattaaaagttaactcagtaaaatttagattagAGCTTATTGATGTTTCGAACTCAtcaacagatttatctttaataaatgaaatactATTACTTAATTTTGTACCGATAGTGGTGAAAAGCTTATTAAATTCAAATGCAATATCATTTGAgtcatttattaatttgttatcaatttatataaaatttgggagtaaatttttatttggtttaagtttTCCAGACACCTCCTTCATGATTTGCCAGACGCGTTTTGAGTTgtgcttatatttattaagcAAGTTTGAATAGTAggctttttttgcatttttgcgaagcttttcaaataagtttgtataagttttataattttgtttatgtttttcagattttgattttaggtattttatGTAAAGCTTCTGCTTAATTTTTGACGATTTTCTGAGACCTTTAGTAATCCAAGGAGATGATATTTCTTTATCgcttaaaactatttcaattaAAGGAAAATTGGAATCATACACTTGgtgaaaagttttgaaaaaattgtcgtAAATTATGTTgatattatcattaaagttaatataaccCCAATCTACAAGTTGTAATTGTTCTctgaaagaatttaaattattattattgataagccgtttttttataaaaacttttccctgcttttctttttttaaattaacacatatagaaaaaaaaaatcgggaAGTGATCGGAAACATCGgtttttataattcctttttttagcgacttattaaaaaaatcggttgttaaaatgttatcaattaatGATGATGAATGACTTGTGATTCTAGTCGGGCGATTAATTAAAGGTATTGTTCCAGTTTCaaataaaccattaaaaaattttctcgaactttgattttcataataattaaaGGAGTTTGTGTTGAAATTCCcgatcaagtaattttttttcttttcaagatcAGTTtgctttattatgttttttagtaaaaatttgcCAAAGTTTTCAATTCTTCCAGCTGGTGGCCTGTAACAACAgcttattagtatattttttgaacGCTTATTGATAAGTTCTATTGTTAAAATCTCTTTGTTTTCGCCAGAAACACACATTTCGAGTTTTTTTCGTCAGTTTCAGTCGTTTCGTCAGTTTCAGTcgtttcattttttcttcaagatttgaaggaaaaaaaatacaCCATATTATTTTGTAGGCTGAGTTGAAAATATGGATAAAGATAATTGGAATATTAAATAGTTGAGACGAGATCTTGATGCTTTGAATCCAAGAATCATCAAAAaaccaataatatataataatgtgtgtataaacgtatatataataaatatatatacgcTTATAcgcacatatacatacataaaattatatgtatatatatatatatatatatatatatatatatatatatatatatatatatatatatatatatatatttatatatatatatatatatatatatatatatatatgggtatatCCACTATGGAAGAGATAAATTTCGTgattaaaaatttcttgtttcaaaaggttttatttctttaattatagtttaaacaccttaaaattattgttaaaataaattttgagtaGAAAATGTTTGAACCGAGTAGATAAATTTGATGAATGTTAGCAATTGTGAATGAATCAATCGCCACGTTTCGTGATCTCTTACATGAAGTAAACTGGGAACTGTTAACTGATTCCAATGACGTTAATGAtggctaaaatttttttattcgcaTGTTTACAAGACAATACGAAAAGgcttttccaaaaataaaaaaaattgttaattctaaaaattttttaagtccgTGGATGACGAGCGGACTCATTAAGTCGTCAAAAAGGAAACAGaaactttaccaaaaatttttaaaaaaaaagaactacaaaaatgaaatcaaatacaaaaaatataaaaattcttttgaaaaattaaaaaagcaatccaaaaaaaattactactcttcgttacttaataaaacatttggaaaTGCAAGGAAAACATGgaatgtaattaaagaaataacaggaGTGGGAATTGTGAAAAGTGATAATCTTCCAAAAAGATTGCAAAGAGATGATAATAGAGGAGATgcttttgttaataaagaaattgctgaaacatttaatagcttttttataaatataggaaaagaGCTTGGCGGTGCAATTCCTGagggaaaaaaatcatttaaattttttttgaaaaaatctgatTCCTTCATGGAGGAGTCGGAGCTTTTAATTGATGAACTTCGACTAGCAATTAGTAtgctgaaaacaaataaaagtgcGGGTCTGGATGAAGTTAACCCTGATGTTGTAAAAGCGGTCTCAGATATTATAGAGAAacctctttttaaaatttttaatctttccctAAAAAATGGCATTTTTCCTGACCAactaaaattagcaaaaataattccgATATACAAAGGCGGCGATGACTCAATAAAATCtaactacagaccaatttccATACTTTCTTGTTTTTCCAAAATACTAGAGCGTATTATGCACAACAGActgtacaattatcttgaaaaaaacaacattctttatcataaacagtttggattTCGCAAAAACCATTCCACGGAACATGCAGTAATTGATCTTGCCAAccaaattttaaatggttttgatAACGACAGTTACACACTCGGAATTTTTCTAGATCtaacaaaagcatttgatactgtcAACCACAAGATTCTAATTTATAAACTACACAATTATGGAGTAGTTCACTCCAATTTAAAGTGGCTGCAATGTTATTTACAAAATCGTAAACAAGGAGTACCATATGACTTAACATGTTCCCCATTTGAATCAATAAATtgcggagttccccaaggatcaatacttggacccctgctgtttttaattcatattaatgatatttatttgtcttcaaaaatacttaattatattatttttgctgatgacacaaatgttttcttttctgactcaaatttaaaaaatattttttatattgtaaacacAGAATTAATATATCTTAATGAGTGGTTTGaagcaaataaactttcattaaatattgaaaaaacgaaatatattttgtttgctaagtCATCTAAATCCGAGAACCTTCCACTCAAATTACCTGAactaacaattaacaatattaaaataaaaagagttttttcaatgaaaatactaggaataatttttgatgagaatttaaattggaaaagccaaataaagctaGTCGAGAACAAAGTTTCAAAGACCCTGGGGATTATGTACAAgacaaaacatcttttaaataatttatgcttaaaaaatttatacttttcatttatacatagtcatattaactattgtaatattgcctgggcaaacaatcatttatctttcctaaaaattatttatacaaaacaaaagcaagcaagtagATTAGTTTTGGGCGCAAGTAGATACGAAAGTGCcgagccgttactcaaggaaataaatgctctaaatgtatacaaactaaatatataccataacttgttatttatgtttaaacttcaaaatgaaatgattccaaaatatttttttaaaagtttcactcgaattaatcataaatatgaaacaagacaTTCAATGAGTAATTACTACATCCCACTAACATCACTCAAAAAATCTGACTTCTCGACTATATGCCGGGGACCACGCTTGTGGAATTcggttcttgacgaaaatatgaaaaaaataaaatctgttgctacatttaaaagaactataaaaaaacacttactaaatttaaacattacgTACATTCtctcatttttttgaaaaaaaaaatcgaaatagttttgtatttttaattttttatgtactttatttaattttaatattgtattgaatatgtatatgcatatgaagcgaattaaattttttttttttttttttttattgtatttaatatgTATACGAATATGTAcagatttgtaattttttatttgttatttcatattttaactttatcttaaatttcttctttttttaactttaagttctttttttaactttaagttcttCTCTAACCTTCTAAAATTtctaaccaattttttttttttaaacttaataatttcaCTCTTTTATGTAATAttggaaaatgtaaaatttaattgtattttttttttttgtgtatttcaCAAAGGAGCTTGATGATAAGTCATTTTGActtctacttgccccagtcagcttgtaattatatatatttgtttaaatttatagataacattgtaaaatgtgtaaaatgacgaaataaatagaaaaaaaaaaaaaaaaaaaactgtttgttctttttattattcGAAAAAGTGAGTAAAATTTGAGGGCgagttattgcaatattttaaacaaaacatatccatatttttgtttagaaagaatCTTTGAGATTACATATATGTCttgagtaaaaaaacttttactctttaaaaataattcaagtgTTTTTTTGTCACATACACATCTGCAAAAATTACGTTGCGTCACTGAACTAAaagctaaaaaagtttaattatcgCAATGAAATTATGCTTTATGGCGaggtttttttagaaattatatattttaatgtaaacttttaatcattactaaaataaaaattggtcgAAAAGCATTGTATTAACATATAGTTATAGTTTAAAAGCTGTTGCGTCACTGAACCCATCGACGGGATAATTAGCGTTTTATAAAATAGCGCGGTAAGCAAGTCAAAATATCATCCAAAAGTTCAGATTTCGTTGTgggttttcaaatttttcaaattcgaataaatttttgcattttagtATTGTGAAGGGCTATTAGTAAATATTAGTAAACTTTTGGATTTATGttaacattttcttataaagttgtaaatttttaagaaatggaatcaaaattagaagtaaaaaaaaacgttatgcAGAATACCAAGCAATTATGTTTCTCGGAATGCTGATAAAAAGAAAGTAATGTCCAGAGTTAGATCTAAGAGATATCGAGAAAAATTGAAAGCCGATCCTAATAAAAAAGCAGCTTATGCTgctaaagcaaaattaagagttttaaaaagtcgcgctttaaaaagaaaacttttaaatcaatatcAAAGACCAAGCTCAtcttttaaaaacgttcaaCAAAGAggaaaagcattgaaaaaagttttaaaagcacTACCAACTTCAAAGGAGAAACAATCTGAAGTTCTTTCTATTCTTTCAAATAGTTCTGCATGTAAAGATAATTTTGGTCTACCTCCAGCATGTTCAAAGCTGTATGGTCTTTCTGAAAGCGATGTTTTAGCAgttgtaaacttttataatgaaGATGAGGTTTCCCAAATATCACCAAACAAAAAAGATGTCACTCGAATTCAATTATCTGACGGAAAAGCAAACAATGTTCTGATACGTCATTTATATTATACGCTAAAAGAAGCTTTCGAGTTATTCAAGGAAAAGGATCTGCACATAAAAATTGGACTCAGCAAATTTTGCGACCTTCGTCCACGCAATGTAAAATCAGTTACAAAATTTCGCATAATGTTTGTGTTTGTAGTTTGCATAAAAATACGCATTTGCCTTAAATGCATTAACAAAATCAATTCAAGCGCCTTCAATCAAAGTTGGATCTGAAatgataaataactttgtttgtgAACCGTACACATACGATTGCGCCTATGACAAATGCGTTGCATGCAAAGGTATGAAACAGTTCGATAAACACTTGCAAACTGTTAATACATTTGGTTTCGAAGTATCCTGGGACAATTGGAGAAAGCCTGAAACTAAAACATAtgcaaacattgaaaaaatttcaaaaaagtctaCTGTAACAGAACTCATTCAACACATATCAGCGATGAGTGATAAGTTCGTTAAACACGCATTTGTAAAGAAAAAccaattaacaatttttaataaactgaagGAGGTTTCGATGAGTGTTAATTCTGAAATTGCGGTAATCCAAGTTGACTGGGCTGAAAACGCTAGGTGTTTCTATCAAAATGAGCCACAAGCGGCTCATTTTGGTCAAAATCAAGTTTCTATCATGACCCTGGCAGTCTGGAACATTGAGTTAAAAACATTTGGCATAGTTTCAGATTC containing:
- the LOC136080521 gene encoding uncharacterized protein LOC136080521, whose product is MKEENPVDCQVTKSNFQIEDGELELLLPSKSKKGLSWQLAILFIVGEIVGGGVVAMGDATVNAGWWSIGLMMFSLFSNLFMTKILVEIVALIGDEAYKTRDPYTRAIECAFGKKVKFFSSIILHSLNISVTTVYLILSTELLIMFFDEFAPILTTTLGFRLWLCILVAILIPITWLGTPSDYWIVALFASFTTICSAILISTSLLLNRPSDISKVPVRNVTPVSFFFGMGSILFAFCGVPFLPNIQSDMKDGKMLFKSSIFSYVIVASVYVPIGILGIVLLGNNINPNVVMNVIDQSKSLQNVYLKGILKKLAYTALVLLAGHFLFAYNLVFNSLAQELEEILKIKRVFCWQRCLLRTVFVLLTLILAQTIPKFEIILSLAGGVLMTSLSYIIPSLMYIKLIDNVSISYKCIMAVICTGAAIACFGSIYSSAIKIFNFYKNPV